The sequence ACCCGTACTCAAGCAACGGCGGTAACCCTGAAAACGGCGTTTCATACAATTCATATCCCAGGCCTCTTACATCCATATCACGCTGTATAAATTTCGTACAGCAAACTACTTCACCTCTCTGAAAGAAACTGCTTCCTGCAGATCCCAGGTTCACAATCAATGCCGGTCTTTTGATCTGTATCGCTTTCGTCAGTTCGTAAGCTGCATTCACCTTACCAATCCCTGTGATTAATGTATGATGGCTTTCGAATACTTCCGCTGCTTCTGCTGCCAGTGCAAAAGAGAACAATACATTTTCAAGAGGAAAAGAATATTCCTGATTAATTTGAATCATCGGATTTTACCAGTTAGGGCGCAAAGGTACCAATTAGCCCCGTACAATGCAACCCCTTCGAAAGTTTCGCCGTCTGTTCCTTCGGATAGAAGGAACAGACGGCGAATACGTTAAGCGATGTACCGGAATGTTATTTTTACTCATGGGCTACAAAAGTCCGGAGTATTAGCGCTGTAAATACGTACCACCCAATATTGCGCCCGGTGCAAAAGTGCTATTCAGTGTCTCCATTTCCTCCGGCGTAAATACGATTTCCATAGCAGCAAGGTTTTCCGGCAGACGGGATCTTCTGCTCATACTCACCAGTGGCATGATATGATCACCCTGAGCATTCACCCAGGCTATTGCCAGTTGTGTAGGCGTGTACCCTTTTTCTTTTGCTAGTTTTTTTAAGGCTTCTACCTTGTTTAGGTTTTTTACCAGGTTTTCTCCCTGAAAGCGTGGAAAGTGAGTCTGATAACTACCTGCTGGCAATGGGGCCTTCATATCTCCGGTCAGCAGCCCTTCTGCTGTGTTTGCAAAAGCAACCACGCCGATACCTAATTCTTTTGCTGCGGGCAACAGGTTACTTTCTATCTGACGGTCTGCCAGTGAATATCCGATTTCAAGTGCAGTGACAGGATGTATACTATGCGCTTTGCGTAATTGTGCAGTGGTAATTTCTGACACACCAAGATAACGCACCTTTCCTTCTTTGATCAGTTCGGCCACTGTACCAATCACGTCTTCCATAGGTACACTATTGTCAAGTCTGCATGGCTGGTACAGATCAATGGTATCTATACCTAACCGCACCAGGGAATAATTGATGAAATTCCGGATGGCGATAGGGCGTAAGTCCAGCCCTAGCATATGGCCGTTGTCAAAGATAGCGCCGAACTTCACACTGATAAAGGCATCGTCTCTTCTGCCTTTGATCGCTTTGCCCACCAACAGTTCATTGTGGCCTGCACCGTAAAAGTCACCGGTGTTCAGGAAATTAATACCACTGTCCAGTGCCTGTTGGATGGTAGCTACACTTTCCTGTTCGTCATTGGTGGGGCCGCCCCATACAGATGACATACGCATACAGCCTAAGCCAATTTTAGAAACAAGTGGGCCGTTGTTACCCAATGGTATTGTTTTCATGAAGATTGTTTAATTAATAACAAGGGTCAGGTATGAATTGTTATAACCGGATCTGACCACAATCAGTAAAATAATACAATTCACGCATTCTTCCCCCGCATATAATTTGATAATTTTGCAGCAACTATCATCCTCCATTTGAGAAAAGCGGCCGTCATATTAAGTCCTCTCCTGTTTATTATCGTCTTCCTGGGAAGTATGAAGAACTCGATATTATATGCGGTGTATGACTTTGATACAAAGCTATTTGTCGAAGCTTTTTGCGAAAATAAAAATAAGCCGGAGTTACATTGTAATGGTAAATGTCAGCTTGCAAAGATGCAGAAAGAACAGAGAGAAAATGAAACAGAACGCTTATTAAAAGAACTGCAATCAGAGGCATTAGCCTGCCCGATCCCATCCGGTGTTGACTTTGTAAGACAGGAAGTTGTTGAACCCACAGTAAAGGCTTATCCTGTCTTTACACATCCTATATATTCCTATCTCTTTAGCGATCCGCGTAAGAAACCCCCGCAAGCATAAGCTATTTTACTTTCACGACCGTATTTTCCTGCAATAAAATTCATTGACAGGAACTTCATCGTCATGAATTCTTCACTATGAATTTCTTTTCCAAAAACTGAGTGCCTTGTGCATTCTCCATGAATGTGCGGGCTTTTGCAAAAAGACCGTAGATAAGGGCCTATCTATGTATACTATCAAAAACGACAATCATGAACTTACTTAAATCTGCATTCATAGTAATCGCATTTTCCACCTTTTTATCCTGTACTAAAAAAGACGACCCTGTAGTTTCAAACGACCTCGATGGCTTAACACTTGCAACTACGTTAACGAATAATACCCACAAGAT is a genomic window of Chitinophaga sp. LS1 containing:
- a CDS encoding aldo/keto reductase, encoding MKTIPLGNNGPLVSKIGLGCMRMSSVWGGPTNDEQESVATIQQALDSGINFLNTGDFYGAGHNELLVGKAIKGRRDDAFISVKFGAIFDNGHMLGLDLRPIAIRNFINYSLVRLGIDTIDLYQPCRLDNSVPMEDVIGTVAELIKEGKVRYLGVSEITTAQLRKAHSIHPVTALEIGYSLADRQIESNLLPAAKELGIGVVAFANTAEGLLTGDMKAPLPAGSYQTHFPRFQGENLVKNLNKVEALKKLAKEKGYTPTQLAIAWVNAQGDHIMPLVSMSRRSRLPENLAAMEIVFTPEEMETLNSTFAPGAILGGTYLQR